A single genomic interval of Halorubrum aethiopicum harbors:
- a CDS encoding ABC transporter ATP-binding protein: MPDIKIEGRNNLWLEYIDSHSCLLSFLVKIALNHRPYCIHVMQMDSAPISDAQLGATSARETVIKATGLTKRYGSLIPFRRTVEVLDDASLRVERGQIVGIMGENGSGKSTLMNILAGVLDYDAGEVERTGQIGWCPQEPRLYDRLTVDETFQLFGRAYGMNDAAIADSRAWLLDELDFERFHNRQVRHLSGGTRQKLNLAVALMHDPDLLLLDEPYTGFDWETFLAFWELADDLRARGVGIAIISHIISEHDRFDVVYKLRDGNLTRTATEYDNQPAGSRSDSAAESGADRTGTSNADELGANTSDQWGDDRV, translated from the coding sequence ATGCCTGATATAAAAATCGAGGGGAGAAATAATCTCTGGTTAGAATATATAGATTCTCACTCATGTCTCCTATCTTTTCTAGTGAAAATCGCATTGAATCATAGACCCTATTGTATACACGTGATGCAGATGGACTCGGCACCGATTTCAGACGCACAGCTCGGAGCGACTAGTGCGAGGGAGACAGTCATCAAGGCCACTGGTCTCACAAAACGATACGGATCTCTGATCCCGTTTAGACGCACCGTCGAGGTCCTGGACGACGCCTCCCTTCGTGTCGAGCGAGGACAGATCGTCGGGATCATGGGCGAGAATGGCAGTGGAAAATCTACGCTGATGAACATCCTCGCCGGCGTTCTCGACTACGACGCGGGTGAGGTCGAACGAACCGGCCAGATCGGCTGGTGCCCACAGGAACCACGGCTCTACGATCGTTTGACTGTCGATGAGACGTTCCAGTTGTTCGGCCGTGCCTACGGGATGAACGACGCCGCGATAGCGGACTCGCGTGCGTGGCTCTTGGACGAATTGGATTTCGAACGATTCCATAACCGCCAGGTCCGTCATCTCAGCGGCGGGACCCGACAGAAGTTGAATCTCGCAGTCGCACTGATGCACGATCCGGACCTGCTCTTGCTGGACGAACCCTACACGGGATTCGACTGGGAGACGTTCTTGGCCTTCTGGGAGTTAGCAGACGATCTCCGTGCTCGTGGTGTTGGAATCGCCATTATTTCCCATATCATCAGCGAACACGACAGGTTCGACGTGGTCTACAAACTACGGGACGGAAACCTGACTAGGACGGCGACTGAGTACGACAACCAACCCGCCGGTTCTCGGTCTGATTCGGCTGCTGAGTCGGGCGCAGATCGCACTGGGACGTCGAACGCTGATGAATTAGGCGCGAATACCTCTGACCAGTGGGGGGACGATCGAGTATGA
- a CDS encoding site-specific integrase, producing the protein MRLESTGKPDQYKCWLTDDELEELRRASGSIRDDLVIQLGGFVGLRAFEIPQVAPKHVKRTPDGDHFRLRVPEGKDTTGNGGKPRDAYLPRDVEGDIHRYVTSEDVGRHEPIVDLSESGVRAVVKRTAERAAENTGDEDFLHVSSHDLRRRFAQRLLVDKQVNPRVVMTVGGWDSFQAIEPYLNAPTPEVVNEAFEEAGFA; encoded by the coding sequence ATGCGATTAGAGTCCACCGGGAAGCCGGACCAGTACAAATGCTGGCTCACCGACGACGAACTCGAGGAACTCCGCCGCGCTTCGGGGAGCATCCGCGACGACCTGGTGATCCAACTCGGCGGGTTCGTCGGGCTCCGCGCTTTCGAGATCCCACAGGTCGCACCGAAACACGTCAAACGCACCCCGGACGGCGACCACTTCCGGCTCCGCGTTCCAGAGGGGAAGGACACGACCGGGAACGGCGGGAAGCCTCGCGACGCCTATCTGCCTCGCGACGTCGAGGGCGACATCCACCGGTACGTCACTTCCGAAGACGTCGGTCGCCACGAGCCGATCGTGGACCTCTCCGAGAGTGGCGTCCGGGCGGTGGTGAAACGCACGGCCGAGCGCGCGGCCGAGAACACGGGCGACGAGGACTTCCTCCACGTGTCGAGCCACGATCTCCGTCGCCGGTTCGCTCAGCGCCTCCTCGTCGATAAACAGGTGAACCCGCGCGTCGTCATGACCGTCGGCGGGTGGGACTCCTTTCAGGCGATCGAGCCGTACCTCAACGCCCCGACACCTGAAGTCGTGAATGAGGCCTTCGAGGAAGCAGGATTCGCATAG
- a CDS encoding pentapeptide repeat-containing protein — protein MPSSEYEIPNEPDIGPEEIEPEVDFNNANLTDATLSRSNLIAANLEEANLSHADLKRADLTDANLEGADLSDAVLSGADLTDAVLSGAGLTDANLGSVNFTDANLGDTNLTDANLGEADLSGAILSGANLTDTNLQAAKFPRVNLSRTDLSGRNFRHVEFFDANLRYVDLTGASLEDTVFTSANLSGADLTDVSLEGAKLTDANLTGADLANANLENADLANANLQDADLTDANLEGANLTYANLESADVMISNLIEADLRHATLHRTALDGADLQNANLSRTDLRGVSLADTSVNQGTTVGRMCLNLSSPDEYDELAQGYHEFKQALSREGLSQRARRAWALEQQARTAEAWERFKQQSILSVRNLRTLNDLRVWLLPPWPDPELRTQFFTSVGGTLSRYLTGYGTRPLYVLLWSAVILFVTTALFALGPVPAEGWEGGPLYYSVVTFVTAPPHPPRDAGSITRAAVLLETYLGTALIVLLGYVLGTRERV, from the coding sequence ATGCCCAGTTCTGAATATGAAATTCCCAACGAGCCGGATATAGGCCCAGAAGAAATTGAACCTGAGGTGGACTTCAACAATGCTAACCTCACCGATGCGACTCTCTCCAGATCTAACCTCATTGCCGCGAACCTCGAAGAGGCCAATCTCTCTCACGCGGACCTCAAACGGGCGGACCTCACCGACGCGAACCTCGAAGGGGCAGATCTGTCTGACGCAGTTCTCTCTGGGGCCGATCTCACCGACGCAGTTCTCTCTGGGGCCGGTCTCACCGACGCGAACCTCGGAAGTGTCAATTTCACCGACGCGAACCTCGGAGATACAAACCTCACCGACGCGAACCTCGGAGAGGCCGACCTCTCAGGTGCGATCCTTTCTGGAGCTAACCTCACCGACACGAACTTACAAGCTGCCAAATTTCCTAGAGTGAACCTATCCAGAACAGATCTTAGCGGCAGGAACTTTCGACATGTCGAATTCTTTGATGCTAACCTCAGATACGTCGATCTCACTGGTGCGAGCCTTGAGGATACGGTTTTCACCTCTGCAAACCTCTCAGGAGCCGACCTCACCGACGTGAGTCTCGAGGGTGCCAAGCTCACCGATGCCAACCTTACCGGAGCCGATCTTGCCAACGCGAACCTCGAAAATGCCGATCTTGCCAACGCAAACCTCCAAGATGCTGATCTCACTGACGCGAATCTTGAGGGAGCCAATCTCACCTATGCGAACCTCGAAAGTGCCGATGTTATGATCTCTAACCTCATAGAGGCTGACCTCAGACATGCCACCCTTCACCGTACTGCTCTCGACGGTGCCGATCTTCAGAACGCCAACCTGTCACGAACAGATTTACGCGGTGTCAGCTTAGCCGACACGAGTGTGAATCAGGGGACGACAGTCGGTAGAATGTGTCTTAATTTGTCGAGCCCAGACGAGTATGATGAGTTGGCCCAGGGTTATCACGAATTCAAGCAAGCACTTAGTAGAGAGGGACTCAGCCAGCGGGCACGACGGGCGTGGGCGCTTGAACAGCAGGCACGTACCGCTGAAGCGTGGGAGCGGTTTAAGCAGCAATCGATTTTGAGTGTTCGAAATCTGCGGACCCTCAACGACTTGCGTGTGTGGTTATTACCACCTTGGCCCGACCCCGAACTCCGTACACAATTCTTCACATCGGTCGGCGGCACACTCTCTCGGTACCTCACGGGATATGGCACCCGACCACTCTACGTCCTCCTGTGGTCGGCGGTAATCCTGTTTGTTACAACTGCCCTATTCGCACTCGGCCCGGTTCCGGCTGAAGGTTGGGAAGGCGGACCACTATACTACTCAGTTGTTACGTTTGTGACGGCACCGCCCCATCCGCCAAGAGATGCGGGTTCTATCACACGGGCAGCCGTGTTACTTGAAACGTATCTCGGGACGGCCCTGATTGTTTTGTTGGGTTACGTACTCGGTACTCGCGAGCGCGTGTAG
- a CDS encoding endonuclease NucS domain-containing protein, with translation MTVEIQTEEDTTWWCLKAGRGGVLEDDWLDRNIVTTGWGDSAGDFRSVDPETFRDSDPSHNNQLSKFIGHHSDGMEENDIVIAYAPGKGHLTGVGKVGDIRYDEDQTFRYLSEQEAEEAKVADHYYWRPVSWFDWGTPVSVTDLSKRYQVNGSDQIPTPMTLNQYGSLATDRDRIETLVKEISETETVDISGDAFGPERESQIQEWVANNIRTLGLYNPEREVRTEAGRVDILAESENGETVIEIKYGRAGDRALGQLLGYVGVKSADQSQSVDGILIAESFTSRIKHAVSALDHISLYELDVSTTLHQV, from the coding sequence GTGACTGTTGAAATTCAGACAGAAGAGGATACAACTTGGTGGTGCCTGAAAGCGGGACGAGGTGGTGTTTTGGAAGATGACTGGTTGGATCGCAATATAGTCACCACCGGATGGGGAGATAGTGCGGGAGACTTTCGAAGTGTAGATCCTGAGACATTCCGAGATAGTGATCCGTCACATAACAACCAACTTTCAAAATTTATTGGTCATCACAGTGATGGGATGGAAGAAAATGATATCGTGATAGCATACGCTCCCGGAAAAGGCCATCTCACTGGGGTTGGGAAAGTAGGAGATATTCGCTACGATGAAGATCAGACGTTCCGGTACCTTAGTGAGCAAGAAGCGGAGGAAGCGAAAGTAGCTGATCACTACTACTGGAGACCAGTATCTTGGTTCGACTGGGGGACGCCTGTGTCTGTTACTGACCTTTCGAAGCGGTACCAGGTCAATGGTTCCGATCAGATCCCTACCCCGATGACACTGAATCAGTATGGGAGTTTGGCAACTGATCGAGATCGAATAGAGACACTTGTCAAGGAGATCTCTGAAACAGAGACTGTTGATATCTCCGGAGATGCTTTCGGGCCAGAACGAGAATCACAAATACAAGAGTGGGTGGCAAACAACATTCGAACCCTCGGATTGTACAATCCGGAGCGAGAGGTTCGAACCGAGGCAGGTCGTGTTGATATTCTAGCTGAGTCTGAGAACGGTGAAACAGTAATCGAGATCAAATACGGCCGAGCGGGCGACCGAGCACTCGGTCAGCTTCTAGGATACGTTGGTGTAAAATCAGCTGATCAGTCACAATCAGTTGATGGAATTCTTATTGCCGAGAGCTTCACTTCCAGAATTAAACATGCTGTATCTGCGTTGGATCATATATCACTCTATGAATTAGACGTTTCTACCACGCTTCACCAAGTGTAG
- a CDS encoding transcriptional regulator, which translates to MTQTTELLREITNDFASVIPEIDKKATHDRWDPGIGPFEEERQLEMILDTLATRGNVPDNIEREVSYPESGRRCDLVVHDGDLEVPTEAKLLRFRLDNGNIDPNMYKSVFSPFPERSSSSLLTDAQKLIESEFSSPYGLLGIYYEEENEEYEQLRADRIAEKFKIDVEYWFDVDIETVAVEQFDGLRHPHHQKGAVISWIVQDAHT; encoded by the coding sequence ATGACGCAGACAACTGAGTTACTCCGAGAGATTACGAACGACTTCGCGAGTGTAATTCCCGAGATCGACAAGAAGGCGACGCACGACCGTTGGGATCCAGGTATCGGACCCTTCGAGGAGGAGAGACAGCTCGAAATGATATTGGATACACTCGCTACCAGAGGCAACGTTCCTGACAACATTGAGCGCGAAGTGAGCTATCCGGAAAGCGGGCGTAGATGCGACCTCGTGGTCCACGATGGAGATCTTGAGGTCCCGACCGAAGCGAAGCTCCTCCGGTTCCGGCTTGATAATGGGAACATCGATCCCAACATGTACAAGAGCGTCTTTAGTCCGTTCCCGGAGCGAAGTTCCTCGTCACTACTCACGGATGCTCAAAAGCTCATAGAATCCGAATTCTCGTCCCCATACGGGTTGCTCGGTATCTACTACGAGGAAGAAAACGAGGAGTATGAGCAACTACGAGCGGATCGGATTGCTGAGAAGTTCAAAATAGACGTCGAGTACTGGTTCGACGTCGACATCGAAACAGTCGCCGTAGAACAGTTCGATGGTCTCCGCCACCCACATCACCAGAAGGGCGCCGTAATCAGCTGGATCGTCCAGGATGCTCACACGTAA
- a CDS encoding restriction endonuclease, producing the protein MPGYGGQYVVGETYRSSSDPEKDEFQSWLNGPIDNGIRNSGGIRAIVNSTTGEREFLVFVSSQERGGPQNPWEDVINREEGIVRYWGDAKARHNPNPENANGNRWVKTDYCETYAQDDREDAPPILLFEKPRSGEITFQGVCILTEISIERYKDGDDTVVNYLFDLAILDADTVDLEWIHRKSRTGIDVGGPGAWDEWVDSGRVQRYSIYKDRIRSKDAQLPDSDYQPLLDDIRSRLDDPKKGEKMEYLVQYLLETLPNFSQVKQTPTSGDRGVDLEGQIDLLPDAPLGSTDTGIEFKAQVKNKGSSVSGKELSRLASRVEDGETGLFFTTSHYTKQAQEENLSAYPNRLFSGGDLVKLLAQTELVDDRRLTDRVVTDIEKAVGLER; encoded by the coding sequence ATGCCGGGTTATGGAGGGCAGTACGTCGTCGGCGAAACGTATCGTAGCTCCTCGGATCCAGAAAAAGACGAATTTCAGTCGTGGCTGAATGGACCGATCGACAACGGAATCCGGAACAGTGGCGGCATCCGCGCGATCGTGAATTCGACGACCGGAGAGCGTGAATTCCTCGTCTTCGTCTCCAGTCAAGAGCGAGGGGGCCCGCAGAACCCGTGGGAGGACGTGATCAATCGCGAGGAAGGAATCGTCCGCTACTGGGGAGATGCGAAAGCCCGGCACAACCCCAACCCGGAGAACGCAAACGGGAACAGGTGGGTGAAGACCGACTACTGCGAGACCTACGCACAGGACGATCGTGAAGACGCTCCGCCGATTCTCCTCTTCGAGAAACCACGCTCGGGGGAAATCACTTTCCAGGGCGTCTGTATTCTGACGGAGATCAGCATCGAGCGCTACAAGGACGGCGACGACACCGTCGTGAACTACCTCTTCGATCTCGCGATCCTCGATGCCGACACCGTCGACCTCGAATGGATCCATCGTAAGTCACGGACCGGTATCGACGTCGGTGGTCCCGGTGCGTGGGACGAATGGGTGGACAGTGGACGCGTTCAGAGATACTCGATCTACAAAGATCGGATCCGTTCAAAGGACGCACAGCTCCCCGATTCCGACTATCAGCCCCTCCTCGACGACATCCGAAGCCGACTCGACGACCCGAAGAAGGGCGAAAAGATGGAATATCTCGTTCAGTACCTCCTCGAGACCCTTCCGAACTTCAGCCAGGTAAAACAGACACCGACGAGTGGCGATCGTGGCGTGGATCTCGAGGGGCAGATCGACCTCCTCCCAGATGCGCCGCTCGGTTCGACCGACACCGGGATCGAGTTCAAAGCGCAGGTTAAGAACAAGGGATCGAGCGTCTCGGGCAAGGAACTGAGCCGACTCGCCTCGCGTGTCGAAGACGGGGAGACCGGACTATTCTTCACGACGTCACACTACACGAAACAGGCCCAAGAGGAGAACCTCTCCGCGTACCCGAACCGGCTGTTCTCCGGTGGAGATCTCGTGAAACTCCTCGCTCAGACCGAACTCGTAGACGATCGTCGACTCACTGATCGCGTCGTCACAGATATTGAGAAGGCCGTCGGACTAGAGAGATAA
- a CDS encoding type II toxin-antitoxin system RelE family toxin: MTEVEYTEQAVEHLEGLDPQVADRVMNKVDEATEWTDHRLEPLTNYPYYKLRAGDYRAIITWDRSKDLLRVEAVGHRRNVYDRHLPP; the protein is encoded by the coding sequence ATGACGGAGGTCGAGTACACCGAGCAGGCGGTCGAGCATCTCGAAGGACTCGATCCACAGGTCGCCGACCGCGTGATGAACAAGGTCGACGAAGCGACCGAGTGGACGGATCACCGACTCGAGCCGCTCACGAACTATCCGTACTACAAGCTTCGCGCCGGCGATTACCGTGCGATCATCACGTGGGACCGATCGAAGGACCTCCTCCGTGTCGAAGCGGTGGGTCACCGTCGGAACGTCTACGATCGTCATCTTCCACCCTGA
- a CDS encoding ribbon-helix-helix domain-containing protein: MSIDTDSGDDRMEKINVRVPEKLLTQIEEEWEHRGYSSKSEAIRDALRNWVNPPATLSEETLEDLEKSREQAERGETYDADEVRERLGLDGDE, from the coding sequence ATGAGTATCGACACGGACTCCGGTGACGATCGGATGGAGAAGATCAACGTTCGAGTTCCCGAGAAGCTCCTCACCCAGATCGAAGAGGAGTGGGAGCACCGCGGGTATTCGAGCAAATCCGAGGCCATCCGTGACGCGCTGCGAAACTGGGTGAACCCTCCGGCAACGCTTTCGGAGGAAACGCTCGAGGACTTGGAGAAGAGCCGCGAACAGGCCGAGCGCGGTGAGACTTACGATGCGGACGAAGTGCGGGAACGTCTCGGACTCGACGGCGACGAATGA
- a CDS encoding Cdc6/Cdc18 family protein, which produces MLRDGEVFRDDHLPDPIVGRNRHMNEVTDALAPIEEGFRAENVFLFGPSGVGKTTVAKAAVRELRREVLEVPYAYVNCWRDHTRNRILDQIARGLVGATLPRSSSTSRLIDLIESNLHGPGVVILDEADQLRGTEVLYDLHEIHGLSWIGIANREIDLFADLDDRITSRISVAYRVRFDTYGTDTITEILSRRARDGLGPGAVSDDVLARIARLSEGDARQAITALRVAVRMASQEGLAAIPERLVEDAVRNAEHEVRQKTISKLNTHQRALHEVLVEAEGGLIQKDLYARYEERHDDPVTLRYLRENHLPKLEHYNLIEVEWDRGTKRYSLVGVDEPESRPEQL; this is translated from the coding sequence ATGCTCCGTGATGGGGAGGTGTTCAGAGACGATCACCTGCCCGACCCGATCGTCGGCCGGAATCGACACATGAACGAGGTGACGGACGCCCTCGCACCGATTGAGGAGGGTTTTCGCGCCGAGAACGTCTTCCTGTTCGGGCCCTCCGGCGTCGGGAAAACGACCGTCGCGAAGGCGGCCGTCCGCGAACTTCGGCGTGAAGTCCTCGAGGTTCCCTACGCCTACGTGAATTGCTGGCGAGATCACACCAGAAACAGGATCCTCGACCAGATCGCACGCGGACTGGTCGGCGCAACGCTCCCCCGATCCTCGTCGACCAGCCGGCTTATCGACCTGATCGAGAGCAACCTCCACGGGCCGGGCGTCGTCATCCTCGACGAGGCCGACCAGCTCCGCGGCACCGAGGTGCTCTACGATCTCCACGAGATACACGGGCTCTCGTGGATCGGCATCGCGAACCGGGAGATCGACCTCTTCGCCGACCTCGACGACCGGATCACCTCGCGGATCAGCGTCGCCTACCGCGTCCGGTTCGACACCTACGGCACGGACACGATCACGGAGATCCTCTCTCGACGAGCTCGGGATGGGCTCGGTCCGGGGGCCGTCAGCGATGACGTGCTCGCGCGGATCGCGCGCCTCTCCGAAGGAGACGCGCGCCAGGCGATCACGGCGCTCCGAGTCGCCGTGCGGATGGCGAGCCAAGAAGGGCTCGCCGCGATCCCTGAACGCCTCGTCGAGGACGCGGTCCGTAACGCCGAGCACGAAGTGCGACAGAAGACGATCTCGAAGCTGAACACACACCAGCGTGCGCTCCACGAGGTTCTCGTCGAGGCGGAGGGCGGGCTCATTCAGAAGGACCTCTACGCTCGGTACGAGGAGCGCCACGACGACCCCGTGACGTTGCGGTATCTCCGGGAGAATCACCTGCCGAAACTGGAGCACTACAATCTGATCGAGGTCGAGTGGGACAGGGGGACGAAGCGGTACTCTCTCGTCGGCGTTGACGAACCGGAATCGCGCCCCGAACAGCTCTAA
- a CDS encoding cupin domain-containing protein: protein MSDRTQHGKYSVSVGLDRNLGAELKVAPGDGDNDVAVVEHTLPPEKLAAPLHRHNNEDEISYILQGRMGVQEEDEVSIVEAGEAAVKERGVWHTFWNPGPEQLRFLEIITPGEFAWYFAETDTILPESGEPDGEAVEQLAELHARYDFELDPESVPQLLERHGLDTGRSE, encoded by the coding sequence ATGTCCGATCGAACTCAACACGGGAAGTATTCGGTCTCTGTCGGTCTTGATCGTAATCTCGGGGCTGAACTCAAAGTCGCTCCGGGAGACGGTGATAACGATGTGGCTGTCGTCGAACACACGTTACCACCGGAGAAACTCGCTGCTCCGTTACACCGGCACAACAACGAAGATGAGATCTCATACATCCTTCAAGGGCGAATGGGTGTCCAAGAAGAAGACGAAGTGTCGATAGTCGAAGCTGGTGAGGCAGCTGTGAAAGAGCGCGGTGTTTGGCACACGTTTTGGAATCCGGGCCCTGAACAGCTCCGATTTCTGGAGATCATTACCCCAGGAGAGTTCGCTTGGTACTTCGCAGAAACAGATACAATTCTTCCCGAAAGCGGCGAACCAGACGGAGAAGCCGTTGAACAACTGGCAGAACTACACGCTCGATATGACTTCGAGTTAGATCCTGAAAGCGTTCCGCAACTTTTGGAACGGCACGGATTGGATACCGGCCGCAGCGAGTAA